A section of the Vibrio vulnificus CMCP6 genome encodes:
- the rpsD gene encoding 30S ribosomal protein S4, with amino-acid sequence MARYLGPKLKLSRREGTDLFLKSGVRAIDTKCKIDNAPGVHGARRGRLSEYGVQLREKQKVRRMYGVLEKQFRNYYAEAARLKGNTGENLLQLLEGRLDNVVYRMGFGATRAEARQLVSHKAILVNGKVVNVPSFKVAANDVVSIREKAKQQTRIKAALEVAEQREKPTWIEVDAGKMEGTFKRMPERSDLSADINEQLIVELYSK; translated from the coding sequence GATATTTGGGTCCTAAGCTGAAGCTTAGCCGTCGTGAAGGCACTGACTTGTTCCTTAAGTCTGGTGTTCGCGCGATCGATACCAAGTGTAAAATTGATAACGCACCAGGTGTACACGGCGCTCGTCGCGGTCGTCTATCTGAGTATGGCGTTCAGCTTCGTGAGAAGCAAAAAGTACGTCGTATGTACGGCGTTCTAGAAAAACAATTCCGTAACTACTACGCAGAAGCTGCTCGTCTTAAAGGCAACACAGGTGAAAACCTACTTCAGCTTCTTGAAGGTCGTCTTGATAACGTAGTTTACCGCATGGGCTTTGGCGCAACTCGCGCAGAAGCACGTCAGCTAGTTAGCCACAAAGCTATCCTAGTAAACGGTAAAGTTGTAAACGTTCCTTCTTTCAAAGTAGCGGCTAACGACGTTGTTTCAATTCGCGAGAAAGCTAAACAGCAAACTCGTATCAAAGCAGCTCTAGAAGTTGCTGAACAACGTGAAAAACCAACTTGGATTGAAGTAGATGCTGGCAAGATGGAAGGTACATTCAAGCGTATGCCTGAACGTTCAGATCTATCAGCTGACATCAACGAACAATTGATCGTCGAGCTTTACTCTAAGTAA